In Scheffersomyces stipitis CBS 6054 chromosome 8, complete sequence, one DNA window encodes the following:
- a CDS encoding predicted protein, with protein sequence MVQDQSYYKNGFNKAISDTHASRTVSNSAGFVIPILEPNHKLLDVGCGPGSITLDFANYVEGGEIIGVEPTEELIDLANENKAKLAAQGKKVDNVKFQIGSIYQLPFEDNSFDVVYAHQVVIHLEDPIAGLKELKRVTKPNGFVCVRDADLESTTIFPQKYEDTLRFWFTSKAAKSTDTRAGRSLKSKAIKAGYISENIKASAWIWCVSDAAARAFSAKGSINRIQNSGENLKVGDEETNKKKKQEIIQAWTEFADDEEGYFTMQGGEIVYQKEA encoded by the coding sequence ATGGTACAGGATCAATCTTACTATAAAAACGGATTCAACAAGGCAATCTCAGATACACATGCGTCAAGAACGGTTTCAAACAGCGCTGGTTTTGTGATTCCTATTCTTGAGCCCAACCACAAGCTTTTGGATGTTGGTTGTGGTCCAGGATCAATCACCTTGGACTTTGCCAACTATGTGGAAGGAGGTGAGATCATTGGCGTTGAGCCTACGGAGGAATTGATCGATTTAGCCAACGAAAACAAGGCCAAGTTGGCTGCACAGGGAAAAAAGGTTGACAATGTCAAGTTCCAGATTGGCTCAATCTATCAATTGCCCTTTGAAGACAACTCTTTTGATGTAGTGTATGCTCACCAGGTGGTTATTCACTTGGAGGATCCCATTGCTGGTCTCAAAGAGCTTAAAAGAGTAACCAAACCTAACGGCTTTGTTTGTGTTCGTGATGCTGACTTGGAGTCAACTACAATCTTCCCTCAGAAGTACGAAGATACTTTGCGATTCTGGTTCACCAGCAAGGCAGCTAAATCTACGGACACCAGAGCTGGTAGATCGTTGAAGTCCAAGGCTATCAAGGCTGGTTATATTAGTGAAAACATCAAGGCGTCAGCTTGGATCTGGTGTGTTTCGGATGCAGCTGCAAGAGCTTTCTCAGCGAAAGGAAGCATCAACAGAATCCAGAATTCTGGCGAGAATCTCAAAGTCGgcgatgaagaaacaaacaaaaagaagaaacaagagaTCATTCAAGCTTGGACTGAATTtgctgatgatgaagaaggctaCTTCACCATGCAAGGTGGTGAAATAGTTTACCAGAAGGAAGCCTAA